Within the Methanomicrobia archaeon genome, the region GGTGCTCCACCACTTTCACGCTCTCCACGCAGATGATCAGTTTCTGCGCCGCGTAGGAGACCACCTTCTCGCGCGTCTGCGAGCCCCAGCCGCCTTTGAGGAGATTGAGGCGCGCATCGACCTGATCAGCACCATCAATACCGAGATCCAGCAGTGGATGCGCGGTAAGCGACGTGAGGGGTATGCCGCACTCGATGGCTAGCAGTTCTGTTCGCAACGAGGTGGGCACGCCACGAATCGCGAGCCCCTCCGCCTTCACACGGTCACCCAGCAGTCGGATCACTCGCTCCGCGGTCGAGCCCGTGCCGAGGCCAATGATCATACCGTCCTTGACCAGTGCGGCTGCAGATACGGCTGCTCGATCTTTTTCCTGGCGCTTGATCGCATCACTCATCGCCCTACTTCCCGGTTCTCTGTACTCCAATAAGTACTTATACGGTTACTACCTGCCATGCCGCGTAGAGGCGACCATACGGAAGCACTTATGCCGTTTCGCGCTTAATGATATGTGTACTATAATAGAGAGAGAGCGGCATGCAGGTGGGCAGTGTGGAATGGACCGAGAAGTACCGGCCCAAACGGTTACGGGACGTCGTGGGCAATGAGAAAGCGCTCGATGAGTTGCGCGCGTGGGCCGAGAACGTCTTCAGACCGAAGTCGAAGAAGGCCGCACTGCTCCACGGGCCTGCAGGCTGCGGTAAAACCTCCGCCGCTTACGCGCTCGCGGCCGAAAAAGGCTGGGAGGTGATCGAGCTCAATGCCTCGGATCAACGCAACGCCGGTGTGATCAGGAGCATCGTCGGGCCCGCGTCCACGAGCACGACCTTCACGCACCGACCTCGGTTGATCATCCTGGACGAGGCGGACAATCTGCACGGCAACGAGGACCGCGGCGGCACAAAAGCGATCACTGAGATCGTGAAAAGGAGCACCCAACCGATCATCCTCACGGCCAACGACCGGTTCAAGATGGCTGCGGGATTGATCCGGAATTGTCGGGTGATTGCATTCCAGCGGATAAAATCGGGCACGGTCTTCCGGATACTGAAGCGGATCAGTGAGCAGGAAGGGATAGCGATCGAGGATCCGGCGCTCATTGCACTTGCCAAGAATGCGCGTGAAGATCTGCGGTCCGCGATCAACGATCTGCAGGCGCTCGCGATAGCTGAAGGGGATGTGGAACATATCTCCGAAGCGGACATAACGACCGGTGGCCGGGACGTGGAGGAGGATATCTTTGGCGTGCTTCGGATCATCTTTAGCGCAGAAGGCAACGAGCTGCAACCTGCACTGGTCGCGCTCCGGAACCTGGACAAGACGCCGGACGAGAGCATCCAGTGGATCTATAAGAATTTCACCGACGAGTATGACCCCGCGAGCTTTTTACACGGGCTGCACTACCTCAGCCGCGCGGACCTCTTCCTGGGCCGTGTGCGGCGACGTGAGAATTACAAGTTCTGGCGCTATGCCTCGAGCGTGATGGCCGGCGGCGTGCTCGCGGCCAAAACACTGCAGCACGGCAGACAAGATGCACGCACGGAAGGCTGGGAGCAGCGCAAACAGCACTATTTCAAGACGCCCTGGATGCATGCAAAACTCCCGGAAGGCGAGGAGCGGCGTGCCGGCGCGATGCAAGAAGCGCTCGCACAGCGGATCGCCACCTGCAGTAAACTGCCACGGAGCTACGCGTTATTCTCCGTCGTGCCCGTCTTACCCCTGCTCTTCGCTGATGAGCAAAAGGCTGCGGAGCTGGCGGCTATCTTGCAACTGAACGTGCCTGAAATAACGTTCCTGCTCGGGAATACCGAGGACGACGCGACAAAAGAAACCGCAAAGCACATTCATCAAAAGGCCGCTGATCTCCTCACTGAACGAAGAAAAGCTCGGGCGTCTGAAGAGGATCTGGACCTTGCCGCTGCGATGCGCGCGGTGAAACGAATTCCCGCTCCGGAAGAACCGAAAGAGGAACCCGGGGCGGAGACGGACGTGAAGAATCAGAGGACACTGACCGATTTCTTTTAGCGATTACACCCTTCTTAGCCCTATCGCGCGTTGATACCCCCTAAATACGGTCTCCACCAATCCGAAGTCGTCAGCAAGAGGAGCTTCCTGTCCATCTGACGGTGCATGAATATTCTGGCAAAAGGACCTGAATCCGGTAAAAATGTTACTACTCGACATCCTGTTAGTTATATGGTGAATGGTGATGAGGCTCTGAGCGCTGAAGGCATCGTGGGCAAGAAGGGGGAGCTCTTCCCGCCTAAAGAGATTCGGAACACGCTCGGTTTGAAGAGTGGCGATAAGGTCATCTATCGGGTGGAAGATTCCAAGCTGATCGTCGAGCCGGTTCCCGACCTGCTCACTGCACTGAAACTGCCGAAATTCGCGAAAACGACCGTGAAGGAGTTCGAGCAGGAGCGCAAAGAGCTCGCAGAGGAACTCGTGGAACGATGAACGTGCTCCTGGATACCACCTACTTACTGCCCGCTGTTGGCATTGAAATTGATGTGCCTGAGGACCTGCTTGAGCAGTTATTCTCAGCGAACCACTTATTCATCGTCAACGAACTCTCGCTCTTCGAGCTTTTTGGCAAAGCGAGCAGGCACATGGCGGGTAATGAGACAGCCAAAAGGCGGTTTTATACCGGCATGAAGAGCATTCTGTCATCAAAAATCGAGTCCAAACCAATTTTTTCGCTGGATACCTTGCCTGTAGTATGCGAGTTGCACGAGCAGATAAAGGTGTTACCCGATTGCATTATCGCGGCTACCGCGAGGGTGTATGCCGATGTTCTATTAACCGAGGCTAAAGACATCCAAAAGTTCGTAGATTTCGAGGTGTTGGATTTAAATCGTTTTGCCCGATTCTACCTGTGATGGTAAATCCATGAATTGTTGGCCTTCCTCATTTACGCTGTGTTCCTGTGCGTTATACAACGAATTCTTCTTGATGAATGATTATGCCATATATAACATTTCGACCAAAACCGGTGCTGGGAGAGAAAAGGGCAGGTAAATGATGCTAATGAGAAGATATATTAATGAAGGACAGAACTCGATGCACCTCAAACCGCAGCGTTTGGGCTATACTGCAGGGTTGCTCTCAGTCGGCATCAACGTGCTCC harbors:
- a CDS encoding AbrB/MazE/SpoVT family DNA-binding domain-containing protein, which produces MNILAKGPESGKNVTTRHPVSYMVNGDEALSAEGIVGKKGELFPPKEIRNTLGLKSGDKVIYRVEDSKLIVEPVPDLLTALKLPKFAKTTVKEFEQERKELAEELVER
- a CDS encoding replication factor C large subunit is translated as MQVGSVEWTEKYRPKRLRDVVGNEKALDELRAWAENVFRPKSKKAALLHGPAGCGKTSAAYALAAEKGWEVIELNASDQRNAGVIRSIVGPASTSTTFTHRPRLIILDEADNLHGNEDRGGTKAITEIVKRSTQPIILTANDRFKMAAGLIRNCRVIAFQRIKSGTVFRILKRISEQEGIAIEDPALIALAKNAREDLRSAINDLQALAIAEGDVEHISEADITTGGRDVEEDIFGVLRIIFSAEGNELQPALVALRNLDKTPDESIQWIYKNFTDEYDPASFLHGLHYLSRADLFLGRVRRRENYKFWRYASSVMAGGVLAAKTLQHGRQDARTEGWEQRKQHYFKTPWMHAKLPEGEERRAGAMQEALAQRIATCSKLPRSYALFSVVPVLPLLFADEQKAAELAAILQLNVPEITFLLGNTEDDATKETAKHIHQKAADLLTERRKARASEEDLDLAAAMRAVKRIPAPEEPKEEPGAETDVKNQRTLTDFF
- the rpiA gene encoding ribose-5-phosphate isomerase RpiA, encoding MSDAIKRQEKDRAAVSAAALVKDGMIIGLGTGSTAERVIRLLGDRVKAEGLAIRGVPTSLRTELLAIECGIPLTSLTAHPLLDLGIDGADQVDARLNLLKGGWGSQTREKVVSYAAQKLIICVESVKVVEHLYRPVPIEVLPYAVTVVSQQVNALGGKPGLRLDGSRGGYFITEQGNLIIDADFGVIRDPNELSVALSAIVGAVEHGIFTNAAEVHVGTAQGVTILKKASVTKRKGEA